The Euphorbia lathyris chromosome 3, ddEupLath1.1, whole genome shotgun sequence genome contains a region encoding:
- the LOC136221688 gene encoding boron transporter 4-like, whose product MEHIKSPFSGIKNDIRRRTPFYKQDWIVGLRSGFGILAPTTYIFFASALPVIAFGEQLSRDTDGSLSTVETLASTALCGIIHSILGGQPLLILGVAEPTVIMYTYLYNFAKQREDLGQKLFLAWAGWVCVWTALFLLLLAVFNACTVINRFTRIAGELFGMLIAVLFIQEAVKGIVSEFKVPKSEDSKLEKYEFQWLYTNGLLGIIFTFGLIYTALKSRKARSWWYGTGFFRSFIADYGVPLMVIVWTTLSFSVPSKVPSGVPRRLFSPLPWESASLHHWTVLKDMGNVPPEYIFAAIIPSLMIAGLYFFDHSVAAQLAQQKEFNLKNPSAYHHDILLLAFMTLLCGLIGLPPSNGVLPQSPMHTKSLAVLKTQLIRKKMVESAKESIKQKASSSEIYGKMQAVFIEMDSSPVNTAARELENLKEAVMKGEKKEGENESDAFDPEKHIDAYLPVRVNEQRLSNLLQSLLVAASIFAMPAIKLIPTSVLWGYFAYMAIDSLPGNQFWERVLLLFITPGRRYKVLEAVHASFVESVPFKYTAVFTLIQLVYFLVCFGVTWIPIAGVLFPLPFFLLIGIRQHILPKLFSPHYLRELDAAEYEEIHRTPRLSFSLSLREENEEGRVEVCDAEMLDELTTSRGELKVRNISFQEDRGQIYPHEISQED is encoded by the exons ATGGAGCACATTAAAAGTCCATTTTCAGGGATAAAAAATGATATCAGAAGGAGAACACCTTTCTATAAACAAGACTGGATTGTTGGATTACGCTCTGGATTTGG GATATTAGCACCTACCACCTATATCTTCTTCGCTTCTGCTCTTCCTGTTATAGCATTTGGCGAGCAACTCAGCAGAGACACAG ATGGAAGCTTGAGCACAGTTGAAACACTAGCTTCTACTGCTCTCTGTGGCATTATACACTCAATACTTGGTGGGCAACCACTTCTGATATTGGGAGTTGCAGAACCTACTGTTATTATGTATACTTATTTGTACAACTTTGCCAAACAAAGAGAAGATTTGGGGCAGAAACTCTTCTTGGCTTGGGCTGGATG GGTGTGTGTGTGGACAGCCCTTTTCCTACTTCTGCTTGCAGTATTCAATGCTTGCACTGTAATCAATAGGTTCACCAGGATTGCTGGTGAACTGTTTGGCATGTTAATTGCAGTTTTATTCATTCAAGAAGCGGTTAAG GGAATTGTGAGTGAGTTTAAAGTACCCAAATCTGAAGATTCAAAGTTGGAGAAGTATGAGTTTCAGTGGCTTTACACAAATGGATTGTTGGGTATAATATTCACCTTTGGCCTTATTTATACTGCCTTAAAGAGCAGAAAGGCAAGATCATGGTGGTATGGCACAG GGTTTTTTAGGAGTTTCATTGCAGACTATGGAGTTCCTTTAATGGTTATTGTGTGGACAACGCTTTCATTTAGTGTACCAAGCAAAGTTCCCTCTGGTGTTCCTAGAAGGCTTTTTAGCCCTCTTCCATGGGAGTCTGCATCTTTACATCATTGGACTGTGCTCAAGGATATGGGAAATGTTCCTCCAGAATACATTTTTGCAGCCATTATTCCTTCTCTGATGATAGCCGGACTCTACTTTTTCGATCATAGTGTTGCTGCACAGCTTGCACAGCAGAAGGAATTCAATCTCAAGAATCCTTCTGCTTATCATCATGATATCTTGCTGCTTGCATTTATG ACTTTGCTGTGTGGATTGATTGGACTGCCTCCTTCTAATGGAGTCCTTCCCCAGTCTCCGATGCACACGAAGAGTCTTGCTGTTCTCAAAACACAG TTGATCCGGAAGAAAATGGTGGAGAGTGCTAAAGAAAGCATCAAACAGAAAGCTAGCAGTTCTGAAATATATGGCAAGATGCAAGCTGTTTTTATAGAGATGGACAGCAGTCCAGTT AATACAGCAGCTAGAGAACTGGAAAATCTGAAGGAAGCAGTGATGAAAGGGGAGAAGAAGGAAGGCGAAAATGAAAGTGATGCATTTGATCCTGAGAAACATATTGATGCCTACTTGCCTGTAAGAGTTAATGAGCAAAGATTGAGCAATTTATTGCAATCACTTCTAGTAGCAGCATCAATATTTGCAATGCCTGCAATTAAACTGATTCCTACATCAGTCCTGTGGGGATATTTCGCATACATGGCTATTGACAGTCTTCCTGGAAATCAGTTCTGGGAAAGAGTTCTACTTCTCTTCATCACTCCTGGAAGGCGATACAA GGTGTTGGAGGCAGTTCATGCTTCGTTCGTGGAGTCGGTTCCATTCAAGTACACAGCCGTATTTACACTAATCCAACTGGTGTATTTCCTGGTCTGTTTCGGAGTGACATGGATTCCAATAGCTGGAGTTCTGTTTCCATTGCCATTCTTTCTACTCATTGGCATTAGGCAGCACATTCTTCCCAAGCTGTTTAGTCCACATTATCTGCGCGAACTCGATGCAGCTGAATACGAGGAAATCCATCGCACCCCGAGATTATCTTTTAGTCTCTCTTTAAGG GAAGAAAATGAGGAAGGGAGAGTAGAAGTATGTGATGCTGAGATGTTAGATGAATTAACTACCAGTAGAGGAGAGTTAAAAGTCAGAAATATAAGTTTTCAGGAGGATCGAGGCCAG ATTTATCCTCATGAAATTTCTCAAGAAGATTGA